AACCAAATcaaaccaaccaaccaaccgAATTATTTTCCAGTGAGATTCATCTCCTATGATTTAAAATAGGGATCCTGAGAGGTACGCTAGGACTACGGTCTTCTTCCAGTGCTCATAGGTCGTAGAaccaataaatatttcatatcAGGTGGTGAAGATGGTATATAATAGGATTTAATCCTTTATCAGCGGTCTACTAGTGTATTGTGTATGTATCGAAGCTTAACAAGAGAATTACTCGTCGATTCTAATAGGTAAATAAACCCCTTTTTGCACTTTTTCGATAGTTTTGTCTTTCGCTTAAACTCGGTACATTTATAAATGAGAAGAATTGAAAATACACCTTAAGATGAACTGGACAAACTGGCcatcaaaaattccattttgttcaaaaagtttttaccTTCCAACTTGTCGAATCGAACTTCCTTGAAATGACCACCCAAATGTTCCCAATATTTACCCTGCACCAACGGTCCGGGGAAGAAGTCCTgcaatttcagtttttcgttACAGAAATTAGTTTTCGTCTTAGCTGCGTCACACATTACCTTTCTTGGACTCTGCGCAATATAAACTTTCACGTCAATTTGTGGTGGATCACATCGTATCTGCACTGCGATCAATCGATCGCCATTCGGTGAAGCCAACACACACGACGTAGCATTGCCCAGCGGCTCAACAGATCCGATTCCCAAATGATTGCTGTTGGACAGCGTTTGCCATGCCATCAATTTGGCCACATTTTGTAGGCCCGAGATTTGATGCTGATTGATTTGGCAAAGTATTAAGTCGCGCAATTCTTGTGGTTCATAAGACATATCCATCACACGACCATCGCGACTGATACATTTCAATGATCTTTCTTTGACGTGAATGAGCAATGACGTTCGGCACACTGTGTCGTATCCGTGAGTGATGATGTTTATCTTCACGCACGACATCGTTGGACTGTTCATGGCATTCCAATGGGAAATGATCTGCGGGTCTTTCACATCTCTGGCTAGTGTGTCGAGAACATATTGGGTCCGTTTGCGCATGAAAATATGTTGAGCCTGAGCGATGATTTGCTCGAGCAGTGTCTGAGTTTTCGTCATTTCGATCAGTTCATATCGATCGGCTGCCAATGGTCCAGCTAACACTCGCTTCTGACTCGGTCCCAATGGTCCACTGGCTGGATGTGGAAACGGATGATGAGTATTTTTGTGATGAACTCCCCTCAGCAGCTGATGCAGCGAGTGCTCTAAAACGTGATCATGATCATTGGTTGGTCCTGATGGCCCTGGTTCGAGAGACGTTGTATGACATAGGCTGATAATCAGCTGGATTCCTGGTAGCAAAGTGGCTCTAATTTGATTTCCGACCACGACATGCGGTATTGGAGCTTGTAACTGTACTGCCTCGCGAGCCAGTTGACTGAATAGTTCTTTGCAGAATAGAATGTT
Above is a genomic segment from Bradysia coprophila strain Holo2 chromosome IV unlocalized genomic scaffold, BU_Bcop_v1 contig_106, whole genome shotgun sequence containing:
- the LOC119070829 gene encoding mediator of RNA polymerase II transcription subunit 17; amino-acid sequence: MAQSVNISVEATIENVIQEITYDGTEIYQPPLTLSESLTKNASRIDFSKSALESDSVTVKSEDVSDQKEEDSKDPAAFQSSLWPWDSVRNKLRDAYTEVCVLSDVLAIAKEKRYMVLDPVPQEAQETKPMVQVYARKKALANAAHVLLNGAERLRNSHSEQRNNRNVSDFHIELLRLRQNWRLKKVSNTIIGDLSYRTAGSKFNHPGMFEVTKAEDDDSGSNSPPPSPSNGQAALPCPKNNSALRVNVPSELQGVAYIKVITQKDQEDLCTANVNLLGTGQNITHQVGVWQKTLEYAQNILFCKELFSQLAREAVQLQAPIPHVVVGNQIRATLLPGIQLIISLCHTTSLEPGPSGPTNDHDHVLEHSLHQLLRGVHHKNTHHPFPHPASGPLGPSQKRVLAGPLAADRYELIEMTKTQTLLEQIIAQAQHIFMRKRTQYVLDTLARDVKDPQIISHWNAMNSPTMSCVKINIITHGYDTVCRTSLLIHVKERSLKCISRDGRVMDMSYEPQELRDLILCQINQHQISGLQNVAKLMAWQTLSNSNHLGIGSVEPLGNATSCVLASPNGDRLIAVQIRCDPPQIDVKVYIAQSPRKDFFPGPLVQGKYWEHLGGHFKEVRFDKLEGKNFLNKMEFLMASLSSSS